One segment of Hippopotamus amphibius kiboko isolate mHipAmp2 chromosome 2, mHipAmp2.hap2, whole genome shotgun sequence DNA contains the following:
- the CCDC33 gene encoding coiled-coil domain-containing protein 33 produces the protein MGEPESPSPPAAKAAPGLPDSCSEMNNYRRAMQKMAEDILLLRKQTSVLEAENRMLRSQLTQEEVEEELDSTNRAQNLASMEQKLLLSELDMKKLRDKVQHLQNELIRKNDREKELLLLHQSQQPQAALLKRYQDKLQKMKALEETVRHQEKVIEKMERVLEDKLRERNEPLQNKLQGKPNVAFPMLSASGLPPGATGENLPVDLYSVLLAENSRLRAELDKNHHQSAPIILQQQALPVDPGELGARGDLAERLQETDGLGHSKGTPPTQDLLANNSDKFNLLAKLERAQSRILSLESQLEDSARRWGREKQDLATRLQEQEYGLRHPSNMIVTDVPNPSTLSKDQRRPSELDPLMPSSETKLSKLSKSQQTES, from the exons GAGATGAACAACTACCGGCGGGCCATGCAGAAGATGGCAGAGGACATCCTGTTGCTGCGGAAACAGACCAGTGTCCTGGAGGCAGAGAACCGCATGCTGAGGAGCCAGCTGACCCAGGAGGAGGTAGAAGAGGAGCTGGACAGCACCAACAGAGCCCAGAACCTGG cgTCCATGGAGCAGAAATTGCTGCTGAGTGAGCTGGACATGAAGAAGCTGAGGGACAAGGTGCAGCATTTGCAGAATGAGCTGATTCGA AAGAACGATCGAGAAAAGGAGCTGCTCCTCCTGCACCAGTCTCAGCAGCCGCAGGCAGCGCTGCTGAAGCGGTACCAGGACAAGCTGCAGAAGATGAAGGCGCTGGAGGAGACCGTGAGGCACCAGGAGAAG GTGATCGAGAAGATGGAGCGGGTGCTGGAGGACAAGCTGCGGGAGAGGAACGAGCCCCTGCAGAACAAACTGCAGGGAAAGCCCAACGTGG CCTTCCCCATGCTCTCAGCCTCTGGCCTTCCCCCGGGTGCTACGGGAGAGAATCTGCCTGTTGACCTTTACTCAGTGCTGCTGGCGGAAAACTCGAGGCTGCGGGCTGAGCTGGACAAGAACCACCACCAGTCAGCCCCCATCATTCTGCAGCAGCAGGCCCTGCCG GTGGACCCTGGGGAGTTGGGAGCAAGAGGAGACCTGGCAGAGAGGCTGCAAGAGACAGATGGCCTGGGCCACTCCAAGGGCACCCCGCCCACACAG GATCTCCTTGCCAATAATTCAGACAAGTTTAACCTCCTGGCCAAGCTGGAACGAGCTCAGAGCCGGATTCTTTCCCTGGAAAGCCAG TTAGAGGACTCAGCTCGTCGCTGGGGACGAGAGAAGCAGGACCTGGCCACACGGCTGCAGGAGCAAGAGTATGGCTTGAGGCACCCTTCCAACATGATCGTCACAGATGTGCCC AACCCCTCCACCCTCTCCAAGGACCAAAGGCGACCCTCCGAGCTGGACCCCTTGATGCCCAGCTCAGAGACTAAGCTCAGCAAGCTCTCGAAATCCCAGCAGACTGAGTCCTAG